A region of Chloroherpetonaceae bacterium DNA encodes the following proteins:
- a CDS encoding PKD domain-containing protein codes for MRQTLFIIVALSVLSTSVSFAQELTLHIAGKTPNNISGLYRPYFDYWIKPKPNANAAAIRIFDASLSLKSNDVIYGKIDMRTTFSLFRFADLYTLNGKRLIAQANAEAKPIAVLSVLDEERYRNRWELLAQVEPDSLGYIVRASVSPDGNDVNAFKLTATELSEPSKQSTQWELIAIDLSIGTINLGLTQEVQLKPYFESEPPPLLLLEGEEGALIVLKDDFGHSARLSEAQSFWQPVISGEPNHWGLSVTRSGRYNFFTVVGAKEPVLWNLQANLSKIQSPPSVTIQQMPGDRCDEVRFSLSDRTLPKRLVRPLTWVAKLPDSTQRAVGDTARIAFGKPGTYTAELWIPTEGVYFPKRWVKPFSVRINQAPVAKISSDKRIIAPNEVATFSAENSFDPDGGKLRYEWFVNGGIRSKEPRLRLSSAEPNRYQVVLRVLDDATNSPCVAATDTFVLTVNSQPYTEIDYPKEFAAEETVTFAAKAARDSDGDSLRYEWLGAGIASDPTKDSVAVLHERYGNYAMTLRVSDGTGVANSSYQTTVRYRVNAPPVPRFSLPALAAPSDKIRLSAAASTDADDRTLSYSWDISDGQTFEGRDVTVEFAQPGDYTVTLTADDGHGVSNSIQSLSQEIHINFPPVPKIDAAEKSTAAKQTFSARGTTDGDDTTLRYFWDFGDGTKAEGIEVVHTFQKSGQYTITLTVDDGRRQTNSIQRTTHTFRLLRYPTAQFEAPSVAEPNRPIFLDGRKSFAPDGKITSFEWFVDDKKVAEGDTATIVIAESGDHNLRLVVRDDSGFEDAQSVSTKKIHLNYAPVPQYQLSAEVAAPNQPVTFDASTSFDKDGKIRQIVWQFADGSVIKGAVVKKAFSKTGLQRFTLTVSDGQGFTNSQQSVQGELLINSAPIIVTETIIRSNTRRILLDASRSYDIDKHALSFEWLFPDGTKQNGAVLFWDAPSDGVHFITLTADDGQNLPNSRTRETIKVLINRPPVAVVDSLVMACTGQTILFNGSRSYDPDGDAIKFFWDFGDGTTSMQTDPAHIYTKPGQYSVVLKLDDGFAQEPTIATIPVFIGGSPLAIPSFTDTTVCVQAMLTFDGSRSINPVGAIGSYAWDFGDGETALGKIVQHSYTKPGVYSVALTVVGTEGTAKRGKCSNVSQATSIVRVVAGPIAEFSVPTWVATDDEVSLDASPSTSGDRIIAYEWQIHGDTLKQGELASIVKTGVKATHRFSKPGIYPITLTITTDSKVACKSASQTKFIRVNAPPVAVASVPKAVAVGERFILDASQSTDPDGLITKYEWKADGKLIGTTPKVAHVFSQAGTHRLELTISDDSPTRNRTATQTFTVFANSAPKPEISLPLPVYENERLALKAKPTQDADGDPLRFAWIIDGQPYDSDFVQLSAGRHLIKLIADDQRNLRNSRDSIVKEIDVVPAPAFPTALPKHIVQGAAIDLSKVFETRAIGFVTTGSAETIVPRFQATVLGKNDIKLGWRPRSEILRVETYELTVWEALKFTASPKPIVLTWNPANPSTIVSAPPVNRPEERKVVYRWLQGKRVLGYGRTLEVPLRKGENIFVVEASEEDVEGSKPTSATIIVRAE; via the coding sequence GTGCGGCAAACTCTTTTCATCATAGTGGCGCTCTCGGTGCTCAGCACATCAGTAAGCTTTGCGCAAGAACTGACTTTGCACATCGCTGGAAAAACTCCCAACAACATCAGTGGTCTCTACCGCCCCTACTTTGACTACTGGATAAAGCCTAAACCCAACGCAAATGCCGCCGCAATTCGCATTTTTGATGCTTCGCTTTCGCTCAAAAGCAACGATGTTATCTATGGCAAAATTGACATGCGCACAACCTTTTCACTCTTTCGCTTTGCTGACCTCTATACACTCAATGGCAAGCGTCTCATTGCACAAGCAAATGCAGAAGCAAAACCTATCGCTGTGCTCTCTGTCTTAGATGAAGAGCGATACCGTAACCGTTGGGAGCTTTTGGCACAAGTCGAGCCTGACTCACTTGGCTACATTGTGCGTGCCAGCGTTTCTCCTGATGGCAATGATGTGAATGCATTCAAACTTACTGCCACAGAACTTTCAGAGCCCTCAAAGCAAAGCACACAGTGGGAACTAATTGCAATTGACCTTTCCATCGGCACTATCAATCTGGGGCTTACACAGGAAGTGCAACTGAAGCCTTACTTTGAAAGTGAACCTCCGCCCCTACTTCTGCTGGAAGGTGAAGAAGGCGCACTGATTGTGCTCAAAGATGATTTCGGCCATTCAGCCCGGCTTTCAGAAGCCCAATCTTTTTGGCAGCCCGTCATTTCGGGCGAACCCAATCACTGGGGGCTTTCCGTTACGCGCTCAGGTCGCTACAACTTCTTCACGGTTGTTGGCGCAAAAGAGCCTGTTCTCTGGAACTTGCAAGCGAACCTTTCCAAGATTCAATCGCCACCAAGCGTTACAATTCAGCAAATGCCGGGCGACCGCTGCGATGAAGTGCGCTTCAGCCTAAGCGATAGGACGCTGCCTAAACGTCTTGTTAGACCTCTTACTTGGGTTGCAAAACTGCCTGACAGCACTCAGCGTGCTGTGGGAGACACAGCTCGCATCGCCTTTGGCAAGCCCGGCACTTATACGGCAGAACTTTGGATTCCTACAGAAGGGGTCTATTTTCCCAAGCGATGGGTCAAGCCTTTCAGCGTGCGCATTAACCAAGCACCTGTTGCCAAAATCAGCAGTGATAAACGCATCATTGCGCCGAATGAAGTCGCCACTTTCTCCGCAGAAAATTCTTTTGACCCTGATGGTGGCAAACTTCGCTACGAGTGGTTTGTCAATGGCGGTATTCGTAGCAAAGAGCCACGCTTGCGCCTCTCGAGCGCTGAGCCGAATCGTTACCAAGTAGTCTTGCGCGTTCTTGATGACGCCACTAACTCACCCTGCGTAGCAGCAACCGACACTTTTGTCCTGACAGTCAATTCGCAGCCATACACGGAAATTGACTACCCCAAAGAATTTGCCGCAGAGGAAACTGTTACCTTTGCAGCTAAAGCCGCTCGCGATAGCGACGGTGATTCGCTACGATACGAGTGGTTAGGTGCAGGCATTGCCAGCGACCCCACGAAGGATAGCGTGGCTGTTTTGCATGAGCGATATGGCAATTATGCTATGACTTTACGCGTCAGCGATGGGACAGGCGTAGCTAATTCATCGTATCAAACCACAGTGCGTTATCGCGTCAATGCACCACCTGTGCCACGCTTTTCGCTACCTGCCTTAGCTGCACCCAGCGACAAAATCCGGCTCTCTGCAGCTGCTTCAACTGATGCAGATGACCGCACTCTCTCGTATTCGTGGGACATTTCCGACGGTCAGACTTTTGAGGGACGCGATGTAACTGTTGAGTTCGCACAGCCCGGCGACTACACTGTTACACTCACCGCTGATGATGGGCACGGCGTATCAAACTCCATTCAATCGCTTTCACAAGAGATTCACATTAACTTCCCACCCGTGCCTAAAATTGATGCAGCGGAAAAATCGACTGCTGCCAAACAAACTTTCTCCGCTCGTGGCACTACAGATGGCGACGACACTACGCTCCGATACTTTTGGGACTTTGGCGATGGCACAAAAGCGGAGGGCATTGAAGTTGTGCACACTTTTCAAAAAAGTGGGCAATACACTATTACGCTTACCGTTGACGATGGCAGACGGCAAACTAACAGCATTCAGCGCACTACGCATACGTTTCGACTTTTACGCTACCCAACCGCACAATTTGAAGCTCCGAGCGTCGCTGAGCCGAATCGACCAATTTTTCTTGATGGTCGCAAAAGTTTTGCGCCCGACGGTAAAATCACCTCGTTTGAGTGGTTTGTAGATGACAAGAAAGTCGCTGAGGGCGACACCGCTACGATTGTCATCGCAGAGTCAGGCGACCATAACTTGCGACTTGTCGTGCGAGACGACTCTGGCTTTGAAGATGCGCAAAGCGTGTCTACGAAGAAAATTCACCTCAACTACGCTCCTGTGCCACAGTATCAGCTCTCTGCGGAAGTTGCCGCTCCGAATCAACCTGTTACATTTGACGCCTCCACTTCATTTGACAAAGATGGGAAGATTCGCCAGATTGTTTGGCAATTTGCAGATGGCTCGGTCATCAAAGGTGCTGTCGTCAAAAAAGCTTTCAGCAAAACAGGGTTGCAGCGCTTCACGCTTACGGTCAGCGATGGTCAAGGCTTTACCAATAGCCAGCAATCGGTTCAGGGTGAGCTGCTCATCAACAGTGCGCCTATCATTGTAACCGAAACCATCATTCGCTCTAACACTCGGCGCATTTTGCTTGATGCATCAAGAAGCTATGACATTGATAAGCACGCACTGTCGTTTGAGTGGCTTTTCCCTGACGGCACGAAGCAAAACGGAGCCGTGCTTTTTTGGGATGCGCCGAGCGACGGCGTGCACTTCATTACGCTTACAGCGGACGATGGACAAAACTTGCCGAATAGCAGAACGCGTGAGACAATCAAAGTGCTCATCAACCGTCCACCCGTTGCGGTTGTCGATTCACTTGTGATGGCTTGCACTGGTCAAACGATTCTCTTCAATGGCTCGCGTAGCTACGACCCCGATGGCGACGCAATTAAATTTTTTTGGGACTTTGGCGATGGCACGACATCTATGCAAACCGACCCTGCTCACATCTACACCAAGCCCGGACAATACAGCGTGGTCTTAAAACTCGATGACGGCTTTGCTCAAGAGCCAACGATTGCTACGATTCCTGTCTTCATTGGCGGTTCGCCACTCGCTATTCCCTCTTTTACCGACACAACCGTCTGCGTGCAAGCAATGCTCACCTTCGATGGCAGTCGGAGCATCAATCCAGTGGGGGCGATTGGCTCCTATGCTTGGGACTTTGGCGACGGTGAAACGGCACTTGGTAAAATTGTGCAGCATAGCTACACTAAGCCCGGCGTCTACAGCGTGGCGCTGACCGTAGTTGGGACGGAAGGCACAGCGAAACGTGGCAAGTGTAGCAACGTCAGTCAAGCTACATCTATTGTGCGTGTTGTCGCAGGACCGATTGCTGAGTTTAGTGTGCCAACATGGGTTGCCACTGATGATGAAGTGAGCCTCGACGCCTCACCATCTACATCAGGCGATAGAATTATCGCTTACGAGTGGCAGATTCACGGCGATACCTTAAAACAAGGTGAGCTGGCGTCTATTGTGAAAACAGGCGTTAAAGCGACCCATCGCTTCAGCAAACCGGGCATCTACCCTATCACGCTGACGATTACCACTGACTCGAAAGTGGCTTGCAAGTCAGCCAGTCAGACCAAGTTCATTCGTGTCAATGCACCACCAGTTGCAGTGGCTAGCGTGCCTAAGGCTGTTGCAGTGGGTGAGCGCTTCATTTTAGATGCGTCGCAATCTACTGACCCTGATGGCCTCATCACAAAATATGAGTGGAAAGCCGATGGCAAACTTATTGGTACCACGCCCAAAGTTGCCCACGTTTTCTCACAAGCTGGCACGCATCGTCTTGAACTCACCATTAGTGATGACTCCCCGACGCGTAATCGCACCGCTACTCAAACTTTTACCGTATTTGCCAACTCTGCACCTAAGCCTGAAATTAGCCTCCCATTACCTGTTTATGAAAACGAGCGTCTTGCATTGAAAGCCAAGCCCACGCAAGATGCCGATGGCGACCCCCTGCGCTTTGCTTGGATTATTGACGGTCAGCCATACGATAGCGATTTTGTGCAACTTTCTGCTGGTCGACACCTTATCAAGCTGATTGCGGATGACCAGCGAAATTTGCGTAACTCACGCGATTCAATTGTAAAGGAAATTGATGTGGTGCCTGCACCCGCTTTTCCAACTGCACTACCTAAGCACATTGTGCAAGGTGCGGCAATTGATCTTTCCAAAGTGTTTGAGACGCGTGCGATTGGATTTGTTACCACTGGCTCAGCTGAAACGATTGTGCCGAGATTTCAAGCCACTGTGCTTGGCAAAAACGACATCAAGTTAGGCTGGCGACCGCGCAGCGAGATTTTGAGAGTTGAAACATATGAGCTAACGGTTTGGGAGGCTTTGAAGTTCACCGCATCGCCGAAGCCCATTGTGCTAACTTGGAATCCTGCTAACCCTTCAACAATTGTAAGTGCGCCGCCTGTCAACCGCCCTGAGGAGCGCAAAGTGGTTTATAGGTGGCTGCAAGGAAAGCGCGTCTTAGGCTACGGCAGAACGCTGGAAGTGCCGCTCCGCAAAGGCGAAAACATCTTCGTGGTAGAAGCCAGTGAAGAAGACGTCGAGGGTTCAAAGCCAACTTCAGCGACCATCATTGTTAGAGCAGAGTGA
- a CDS encoding FecR family protein, which translates to MMLRHLCSTLAFVFLAVWLGAQPRESGFVFKASDLMQVSQKVAGDSAAWPLVVGLSERYLIRNEFRLPASAQKALKPFAELRRKVNLERQTLSQLIKRGAPVLAEAEFSAASAALQAHDKAVSDGKLEPALSAGEKFLSLLPELSSTVEARRTEAIEAKLKKKAGTVDKRKGLLGVWQPASEGDLLAESDGIRTAAQSSALLAFVDGSTLFVSENTTAIVRTARIDRLDKTLRADVVLVKGTLLSQLSAQAQEAGMFKLNAGSSEAIVNSGKFWASVSDARIVRIARIANYDGTMQVQAGKMLVTLQKNQGTVVLQGKEPLPPVELLPAPRLRWNGLDTVIFRNELTLQWNPVPSAAKYHIEVSPESDFSRHVKAYFTTALSLQLKNLPHETHFVRLQAIDRLGLRGADSPTYRILRSPDTEPPFLFVQDFPTQLGDTLLRYTTLNRLTLRGETEPNSTLLKDGELLTTMPNGTFEFTVQLDTLAEKLVQLSALDAAQNRRNLVLRIKRIRIEQLRELSWSCIVNTDTLLSKGLPIQVRGLAYPNLTLHLTHSGKIYSAIADSKGNWAISVEPTPNQTLTVSFESPDSKEPIIIRTYFVK; encoded by the coding sequence ATGATGTTACGGCATCTTTGTAGCACCCTTGCATTTGTGTTTCTTGCGGTATGGCTAGGTGCCCAACCACGCGAGAGTGGCTTTGTCTTCAAAGCCAGTGACCTTATGCAAGTCTCGCAAAAGGTGGCTGGAGATTCTGCAGCGTGGCCACTGGTCGTAGGGTTATCGGAGCGATACTTGATTCGCAATGAATTTCGCCTTCCTGCCTCTGCACAGAAAGCGCTCAAGCCCTTTGCAGAGCTACGCCGAAAAGTGAATCTGGAACGCCAAACGCTCAGCCAACTTATCAAGCGCGGCGCACCCGTTTTAGCAGAAGCGGAGTTCTCTGCGGCAAGCGCAGCGCTTCAGGCACACGACAAAGCTGTCTCTGATGGCAAGCTTGAACCAGCTCTCTCTGCAGGGGAGAAATTCCTTTCGCTCTTGCCAGAGCTTTCTTCAACGGTGGAAGCGCGCCGCACCGAAGCGATTGAAGCCAAACTTAAAAAGAAAGCGGGCACCGTAGACAAGCGCAAAGGCTTGCTGGGAGTGTGGCAACCAGCTTCGGAAGGCGATCTTTTGGCTGAATCTGATGGCATTCGCACTGCTGCACAAAGCTCTGCCTTGCTTGCCTTTGTTGATGGCAGCACCCTTTTCGTGAGTGAAAACACCACTGCAATTGTGCGCACTGCTCGCATTGACCGATTAGACAAAACGCTGCGCGCAGATGTGGTGCTGGTTAAAGGCACTTTGCTTTCTCAGCTTTCGGCGCAAGCCCAAGAAGCAGGCATGTTCAAGCTCAATGCAGGCAGCTCCGAAGCGATTGTCAATTCAGGCAAATTTTGGGCTAGCGTCAGTGATGCACGCATTGTACGCATCGCACGCATTGCAAACTACGATGGCACTATGCAAGTGCAGGCCGGCAAGATGCTCGTTACACTCCAAAAAAATCAAGGCACTGTGGTGCTTCAAGGCAAAGAGCCACTTCCCCCTGTGGAACTTCTGCCTGCGCCACGTCTAAGATGGAATGGCCTAGACACTGTCATTTTTCGTAATGAACTTACGCTTCAATGGAATCCCGTGCCAAGCGCCGCAAAGTATCACATTGAGGTGAGTCCCGAGAGCGATTTTAGCCGACATGTGAAGGCCTATTTCACAACTGCGCTGTCGCTTCAGCTCAAAAACTTGCCCCACGAGACGCACTTTGTGCGCCTTCAAGCAATTGACCGACTGGGCTTGCGCGGCGCTGATAGTCCCACTTACCGCATTTTGCGCAGCCCTGATACCGAGCCTCCTTTCCTCTTCGTTCAGGATTTTCCGACTCAACTGGGTGATACATTGCTGCGCTACACAACGCTCAATCGCCTCACACTTCGCGGTGAAACCGAACCGAATAGTACACTACTCAAAGATGGCGAACTGCTCACCACGATGCCGAACGGCACATTTGAATTCACAGTTCAGTTAGACACTCTGGCTGAAAAATTAGTGCAACTTTCTGCGCTCGATGCTGCACAAAATCGCCGCAATCTCGTTCTCAGAATAAAGCGAATTCGCATAGAACAGCTGCGAGAACTTTCGTGGTCGTGCATCGTGAATACTGACACTTTGCTCTCCAAAGGCTTGCCGATTCAGGTGCGTGGCTTGGCTTATCCAAACTTAACGCTGCATCTTACGCACAGCGGGAAAATCTACTCAGCCATCGCCGACTCAAAAGGCAATTGGGCTATTTCAGTTGAGCCTACTCCAAACCAAACCCTAACTGTGTCATTTGAATCACCTGACTCCAAAGAACCCATCATCATTCGAACTTACTTCGTCAAATGA
- a CDS encoding ATP-binding protein, with product MLLFASLVFVYAFVLPQYHRALLSERTSIISEAQRFAIEAADRDLSEWLRTTQYLVFLFESRPQQFELALKDQIGTHSELIRVLVRSLETGDELDAHSSAYAKENYVIAQTDWQPSKSDASILVAFHRVDSVRFVLALQKQATLAQKPYLLTAYFDATNLVRTLLSLPLSEEAKYALFLSKADVLMQLASTADFPSVADLRPALVAESRTLRIQGKPYLIAVAPFKTVPLYFAVVLPEAVVLAPAAQLMWFSLVFVAVVCAVMFIAGWLASAQVTKPVQQLVEAVRPMQALDFSHKIELFALPELHTLSQTIEAMRKTLDRYQKMNVEKIILEEWKTKLLMTYSEDLIGIAGSDDRFTFQNARFAELCQRLGFQEPPTRTAFFEHSAITVVKHGTQTEHAAHFEAVRDQREISITLGETTEVYRAQAVALYSQEKILLGSFIILHDLTQERELEKIKEETLNIVVHELRSPLNSVIGFSDLLMQPSGFDEQSKQQFITLIHQSGHKLLKLVNRFLDVMRLESGRQKIVRVPVYLPDIVRMLIDLLRPQAEEKSVSFAFKCDDDIPTIYASEELIAEAIQNLMTNAIKYGDPNRTIELELRATPKSVVFSITDYGYGIPPEAQAKLFTKFYRVQSDKHLKEIGTGLGLAYVKEIVSRHGGTISLESNAQIGSRFTITLPVEATKAAEPIEFAAEHK from the coding sequence TTGCTCCTGTTTGCATCGCTGGTTTTTGTGTATGCGTTTGTGCTGCCGCAGTATCATCGCGCATTGCTAAGTGAGCGCACCAGCATCATCAGCGAGGCGCAGCGATTTGCAATTGAAGCCGCCGATAGAGACCTCTCTGAATGGCTGCGCACTACGCAGTATCTTGTCTTTCTCTTTGAATCGCGTCCGCAGCAGTTCGAACTGGCGCTTAAAGACCAGATTGGCACTCACAGCGAGCTTATTCGCGTCCTTGTGCGTTCGCTTGAGACAGGCGATGAGTTAGATGCACACAGCAGTGCCTACGCAAAAGAGAACTATGTGATTGCTCAAACAGACTGGCAACCCTCAAAGTCCGATGCTTCAATTTTAGTGGCTTTTCACCGTGTCGATTCAGTTCGCTTTGTGCTCGCCCTCCAGAAGCAAGCCACGCTGGCACAAAAGCCATACTTGCTTACGGCATACTTCGATGCCACCAATCTCGTACGCACCTTGCTCTCGCTTCCGCTCAGCGAAGAAGCAAAGTATGCCCTCTTTCTAAGCAAAGCAGATGTGCTGATGCAGTTAGCCAGCACAGCAGATTTTCCCTCTGTTGCTGACTTGCGCCCTGCACTGGTTGCAGAATCTCGCACCTTGCGCATTCAAGGCAAGCCCTATCTGATTGCCGTTGCACCGTTTAAAACTGTGCCCCTTTACTTTGCGGTCGTTCTTCCAGAGGCAGTTGTGCTAGCGCCAGCTGCGCAGCTAATGTGGTTTTCACTGGTCTTTGTTGCAGTGGTCTGCGCTGTGATGTTTATTGCAGGTTGGCTCGCCTCTGCACAAGTTACAAAGCCTGTTCAGCAGCTTGTGGAAGCCGTCAGACCTATGCAGGCACTGGATTTCTCTCATAAGATTGAACTGTTTGCGCTGCCCGAGCTACACACACTCTCGCAAACGATTGAGGCAATGCGCAAAACGCTCGACCGATACCAAAAAATGAACGTCGAGAAGATTATTCTCGAAGAGTGGAAAACCAAGCTGCTAATGACCTACAGCGAAGACTTGATTGGCATTGCAGGCAGCGACGACCGCTTTACGTTTCAAAATGCACGGTTTGCTGAGCTTTGCCAGCGCTTAGGATTTCAAGAGCCACCCACACGCACCGCATTCTTTGAGCACTCTGCTATCACGGTGGTCAAACATGGCACGCAGACCGAGCACGCCGCTCACTTTGAAGCTGTGCGAGACCAACGCGAGATAAGCATCACTTTAGGCGAGACAACCGAAGTCTATCGCGCGCAAGCGGTTGCACTCTACTCGCAGGAAAAAATCTTGTTAGGCTCATTTATTATCTTGCACGACCTCACTCAAGAGCGCGAGCTGGAAAAAATCAAAGAAGAAACACTCAACATCGTGGTGCACGAGCTACGCTCACCTCTCAATAGCGTGATTGGCTTTTCCGACCTTCTAATGCAACCTTCAGGGTTTGATGAGCAGTCTAAGCAGCAATTTATCACGCTGATTCATCAAAGCGGCCACAAGCTCCTAAAGCTGGTCAATCGCTTTCTTGATGTGATGCGCTTGGAGTCAGGGCGACAAAAAATCGTGCGCGTGCCTGTCTATTTACCCGATATTGTGCGAATGCTTATTGACCTTTTGCGTCCGCAGGCAGAAGAGAAATCAGTTTCATTTGCCTTCAAGTGCGATGACGATATTCCCACTATCTACGCATCTGAAGAGCTGATTGCTGAAGCGATTCAGAACCTGATGACCAACGCCATTAAATACGGCGACCCAAACCGCACAATTGAACTTGAACTGCGTGCTACACCAAAGAGCGTTGTTTTCTCTATTACTGACTACGGCTACGGCATTCCACCTGAAGCGCAAGCCAAGCTTTTCACAAAATTTTATCGCGTGCAGAGCGACAAGCACCTAAAGGAAATTGGAACAGGGTTGGGTTTAGCATATGTGAAAGAAATTGTCTCACGACACGGCGGCACAATTTCGCTGGAGTCAAACGCACAAATCGGTTCTCGCTTTACCATCACCTTGCCCGTCGAAGCCACTAAAGCCGCTGAACCTATTGAATTTGCTGCAGAGCACAAATGA
- a CDS encoding DASS family sodium-coupled anion symporter, translated as MRQRAWHLNRCKKKLGHNLTFTVQEVLVQYSLRQRIGLLLGIATFVLMLSLPKPTTVSDAAWKTAALTLLMAMWWITEAIPIFATALLPAVLLPMLDIASAKDAMAAYANPIIFLFMGGFFIALAIEERGLHRRIALWILSKIPPEPITIVGGFMLVTALISMWVSNSATTLMMLPIGQSVVDLVLSEEDSKSTRTNFATAMMLGIAYSSSIGGMGTLVGTPPNAYFAGYMNETYGVKVSFAQWALVGIPLVFISLPLSWLLMTKFIFRLPKEPLRTSQHLIASQLRALGKMTEGEKRVAIIFGITALLWIFEPLVSAAFPKLNLSDAGIAMLGALLLFLVPVDFKQGEFVMSLRQAQKLPFDTLLLFGGGISLAQAIQKSGLAKAASESLAGLSTAPILVVVLLVALAAIFATELIGNTALAATMLPIVAPVATAMGENPYLLLLPVTFGVSCAFMLPVGTPPNAIVYASGLISAPEMAKAGFWLNMLFTLIIVALVFLLAPSVFDISLGTLPDWSRGK; from the coding sequence CAAGAAGTCTTAGTGCAATACAGTTTGCGGCAACGCATTGGCTTACTGTTAGGCATTGCGACCTTCGTTCTGATGCTCTCTTTGCCAAAGCCTACCACAGTGAGCGACGCAGCGTGGAAAACAGCGGCTCTTACGCTGCTTATGGCGATGTGGTGGATTACCGAAGCCATCCCAATTTTTGCGACGGCGCTTTTGCCTGCAGTGCTGCTGCCGATGCTGGATATTGCCAGTGCCAAAGATGCAATGGCAGCATATGCCAATCCCATCATCTTTCTCTTTATGGGCGGATTTTTCATTGCGTTAGCTATTGAAGAACGAGGCTTGCACCGACGTATTGCGCTCTGGATTCTCTCCAAAATTCCACCTGAGCCTATCACAATCGTCGGCGGCTTTATGCTGGTTACGGCTCTGATTTCAATGTGGGTTAGTAACTCTGCAACCACCTTGATGATGCTGCCGATTGGTCAATCAGTTGTCGACCTTGTGCTTAGCGAGGAAGACAGCAAATCCACACGAACAAACTTCGCTACAGCCATGATGTTGGGCATTGCTTACTCGTCCAGCATTGGTGGAATGGGCACACTGGTTGGCACGCCGCCTAACGCATACTTTGCTGGCTATATGAACGAAACCTACGGCGTCAAGGTCAGCTTTGCGCAGTGGGCATTAGTTGGCATCCCTCTTGTCTTCATTTCACTCCCACTTTCATGGCTTCTGATGACAAAATTCATTTTCAGGCTACCCAAAGAACCCCTGCGCACCAGTCAGCATCTTATAGCATCACAGCTAAGGGCACTCGGCAAAATGACAGAGGGCGAGAAGCGAGTCGCCATCATTTTTGGCATCACGGCGCTACTCTGGATATTTGAGCCACTTGTGTCTGCTGCATTCCCAAAACTCAATCTCTCTGATGCGGGCATTGCTATGCTCGGTGCGCTGCTACTGTTTCTTGTGCCTGTAGACTTCAAGCAAGGGGAATTTGTTATGAGCCTTCGGCAGGCACAAAAATTGCCGTTTGACACGCTTTTGCTCTTTGGTGGTGGCATCAGCCTTGCGCAAGCCATCCAGAAATCAGGTTTAGCTAAAGCTGCCAGTGAGTCGCTTGCTGGTCTAAGCACTGCACCGATTCTGGTCGTCGTTCTGCTGGTTGCGCTGGCTGCTATTTTTGCCACTGAGCTAATTGGCAACACGGCACTTGCAGCAACTATGCTGCCAATTGTTGCGCCTGTTGCCACTGCAATGGGAGAAAACCCGTATCTACTTTTGCTTCCCGTAACCTTCGGTGTGAGCTGTGCCTTTATGCTTCCTGTAGGCACGCCGCCAAATGCTATCGTGTATGCCAGTGGGCTTATTAGCGCACCAGAGATGGCCAAAGCTGGCTTTTGGCTCAATATGCTTTTCACGCTTATCATCGTTGCTCTGGTGTTTCTTTTAGCCCCTTCTGTCTTCGACATTTCACTGGGCACGCTGCCCGACTGGTCACGCGGAAAATGA